Below is a window of Thermodesulfobacteriota bacterium DNA.
GAAAGGATCAACCAGGTTACCACAGACCTTTTTAAAAAGTATCAAAAAGCCGAAGACTATACAAACGTCAGCATCGATGCATTAGAAGAAGATATTCATTCTACCGGTTTCTATAAAAACAAGGCTAAAAATATTGCAGGGTGTTGTAAAAAGATTATTAAAGACTTTAATGGGGAAGTCCCTTCAACGCTCCCGGCACTGGTAAGTCTCCCCGGGGTTGGAAGAAAAACCGCAAACATAGTACTGGCTAACGCCTTCGGCAAACCTGCTATTGGGGTGGATACCCACGTGCAGAGGGTTTCAAATCGTTTGGGGCTGGCACATTCCAATAATCCTGATAAGGTAGAAATGGAGTTGTGCAATATTATACCAGAGGGGAAATGGATCCGTACAGTCCACCTGCTTACCTTTCATGGAAAAAGAATTTGCAAGGCAAAAAGACCACTTTGTGGTCAATGCATTCTGTTCGAATTATGTGAATGGCCAGATAAGGAAAGATCTTGCGTGCAGAACCTTTTGAACTGATATCGAAGGTTAGATGTAAT
It encodes the following:
- the nth gene encoding endonuclease III, which gives rise to MVKVKRILEILEREYPDARLVLEFKTPLQLLIATILAAQCTDERINQVTTDLFKKYQKAEDYTNVSIDALEEDIHSTGFYKNKAKNIAGCCKKIIKDFNGEVPSTLPALVSLPGVGRKTANIVLANAFGKPAIGVDTHVQRVSNRLGLAHSNNPDKVEMELCNIIPEGKWIRTVHLLTFHGKRICKAKRPLCGQCILFELCEWPDKERSCVQNLLN